The following DNA comes from Kluyveromyces lactis strain NRRL Y-1140 chromosome E complete sequence.
CACATCATTGGCAGTGAATACGCATAGTTCAATTGACGGACAGGTCAGGTCACGTGCAAGTGGGATAAGTAATCCATTGAAAATAAGAGACCCTAAGCCACGTGACTGGTATTCTCCCATCAGATGGATTTCGTATAGGAACAAACACGGCCGATTCAATTTGGAGTGGTCCAATTCTGGATTCAATGGGTCGGATAATGCCACTGATGTAAAACCTACTATCTTAGTGGTATCTCTCTTGAACAAAACAATGTAGACTAAATCTTTATCCAGCATTTCATCCCATTTGAACCTAATCCATTTCTCGTTTCCCTTTCCTTTATCGTCATCAGTATAATTGTATATCGATGAGCCATGCAGCTCGTAGAACGTGCTCAAATTCTGTTTTATAATGGCAAGGCACTTCGGAAGTGTGGAACCAAGATAGTTTGGATCACCAGAGTGTACTCTATTACTAAATACCTCGCACACAACATCCGAATCACCAGTGCTATTCAATTCTTGGCAGAGTACGCCTGCGACACGTCTCAAGTTTCTACTATGGTAATTGGACATGTCTTAAGTCCATCACAGCTGGttattgaaacagaagctCTTTCTATTGCTATTATGCTTCACCAGCGCGTATTAAGctccaacttttcaacagtttttGTTGACATATTCCATGCCACTACATATTTGAAGCTAACCAACCGAAAATagaagggaaaaaaaagaagtaatATATACATTCAGTGAATCGCAAATATAAGGTCAAGAACACTGAACAGTGAGACATAGTCACAATCCTTGGTAGTGGGACGTTGACCAATCAATAGGAGAGGCTTTAAAACATAGCTGTGTTCCAATGAATGCGATCTCTTTTTTGTCAAATGCACTTCCTGCTCCGCAGGAAGTGCCGATCAAAGAGAAGGAGGGTATATTAGTGGATCCGACCCCCACGAATACCCAACCGAACAAAGTAAAAAACAAGACGACGACGGcgtcaacaacaacatcaacaacaacaacgtCAACAGCTACGAATAAAAGGAATAGACCGTTTATGAGATGGATATGGTGCATATTAATATTCCTACCAAACTATTTGCTAATAAAACCTATCATAACGATCTGGTACGTTATCACATTCCCATTGAATTTAATGGAAACCAACACGCAGGGGAACAAAGGATTGATCCAGGTAGGATCAGAAACTGACAGTAGGACCGAGAAACTATCGAAATACGTGGTAGAAGAGGATCTATCACCGACTGATGAGATCATAATAAACCAG
Coding sequences within:
- the NAT4 gene encoding N-terminal L-serine N(alpha)-acetyltransferase NatD (no similarity) yields the protein MSNYHSRNLRRVAGVLCQELNSTGDSDVVCEVFSNRVHSGDPNYLGSTLPKCLAIIKQNLSTFYELHGSSIYNYTDDDKGKGNEKWIRFKWDEMLDKDLVYIVLFKRDTTKIVGFTSVALSDPLNPELDHSKLNRPCLFLYEIHLMGEYQSRGLGSLIFNGLLIPLARDLTCPSIELCVFTANDVACRWYKRLGFQLTVEFSEHLIGMSRVIGAS